A stretch of Chitinispirillales bacterium ANBcel5 DNA encodes these proteins:
- a CDS encoding adenosylcobinamide-GDP ribazoletransferase: MIPKGFITALRLLTIIPVIGKEAEKRYCAIPYFLIVGLIISIIHFLGAEILYHYLPGLTVFAGLLLTIINYTASGALHLDGLADTADAFSTVQTREKTLFILKDPHLGTFGAGAMFIVILWRIITYQQLFEQRMMLWVVFALMFSRIMQGLFLLLIPYARGKEGKAFGFKGPFAFTAILIMQSVLLFAAGWLIFDYRIVLSVVIGIASILPICLVYHKRIGGITGDGIGAATEVFEIVFLTVVVAFV, translated from the coding sequence GTGATTCCTAAGGGCTTTATAACAGCACTGAGGTTATTGACCATTATACCGGTTATAGGCAAGGAAGCGGAAAAGAGGTACTGCGCAATACCTTATTTTCTCATTGTAGGTCTTATTATTAGTATCATTCACTTTTTAGGAGCAGAGATACTGTATCACTATCTCCCGGGATTGACCGTGTTTGCCGGATTGTTGCTTACAATAATAAACTACACTGCAAGTGGCGCATTGCACCTGGATGGCCTTGCTGACACTGCAGATGCTTTTAGCACAGTCCAGACACGTGAAAAGACACTCTTTATACTTAAAGATCCACACCTGGGCACTTTTGGCGCCGGGGCAATGTTTATCGTTATTCTCTGGCGGATAATCACATACCAGCAGCTCTTTGAGCAGCGCATGATGCTATGGGTGGTCTTTGCACTCATGTTTTCACGAATAATGCAGGGGTTGTTTCTGCTTTTAATTCCTTATGCAAGGGGAAAAGAGGGCAAAGCATTTGGTTTTAAGGGACCCTTTGCCTTTACTGCAATATTGATTATGCAATCTGTTTTACTGTTTGCTGCCGGGTGGCTTATTTTTGATTATCGTATTGTACTATCAGTGGTGATAGGGATAGCGTCTATACTACCAATATGTTTAGTGTATCATAAACGGATTGGGGGCATAACGGGAGATGGGATCGGTGCGGCGACCGAGGTTTT
- the cobT gene encoding nicotinate-nucleotide--dimethylbenzimidazole phosphoribosyltransferase yields MLTKDIEIKSVENTKLETEIQAHLDDLTKPKGSLGRLEEFALKYCLCRGRVDADISRKSLMIFAADHGITSMGVAPFPKEVTVQMVTNMLAGGAAVVVMCKKAGIEYRVVDVGVDGDFKDHPLLIKKKVGKGTNNFHSDCAMSSEECDRAINTGLELASKQEVDITSIGEMGIGNTSSASALYALFLTIEGASTVGMGTGAVGELLQRKRRVIDEAVSFHKQSWDGSPVDALRRVGGFEIAAMTGYILGSAQKRIPVVIDGFIATASALAAIKITPGVKDYLFFGHVSDEQFHRRVIKELDVRPILELDMRLGEGTGAVLGIEIIEQALNCYHNMATFSSAGVSESDS; encoded by the coding sequence ATGCTTACAAAAGATATTGAAATCAAATCTGTTGAGAACACAAAGCTGGAAACTGAAATTCAGGCACATCTCGATGATTTAACCAAACCAAAGGGAAGTCTTGGAAGGCTGGAGGAGTTTGCTCTTAAGTACTGTTTATGTCGTGGACGTGTAGATGCTGATATCAGTCGCAAATCACTTATGATTTTTGCTGCTGACCATGGAATAACATCTATGGGTGTCGCTCCGTTTCCAAAAGAGGTTACGGTTCAGATGGTTACCAACATGCTTGCAGGTGGTGCTGCCGTGGTTGTGATGTGTAAAAAAGCAGGTATAGAGTACCGGGTAGTTGATGTTGGGGTTGATGGGGACTTTAAAGATCACCCGTTACTGATTAAGAAAAAGGTTGGTAAAGGTACTAATAATTTCCATTCCGATTGTGCTATGAGCAGTGAAGAATGTGACAGGGCCATAAATACTGGACTTGAGTTGGCGTCTAAGCAGGAGGTTGATATAACATCGATCGGCGAAATGGGCATTGGGAACACTTCATCTGCATCTGCACTGTATGCACTCTTTCTTACTATTGAAGGTGCATCTACGGTTGGTATGGGAACCGGAGCAGTGGGGGAGTTGCTTCAAAGAAAACGTCGGGTTATCGATGAAGCGGTGTCTTTTCACAAACAATCATGGGATGGTTCTCCCGTTGATGCGCTCAGGCGTGTAGGAGGATTTGAAATCGCCGCTATGACCGGTTACATTCTGGGTTCTGCTCAGAAGAGGATTCCCGTTGTAATAGATGGATTCATTGCAACCGCATCCGCACTGGCAGCAATAAAGATCACTCCTGGTGTTAAGGACTATCTCTTCTTTGGTCATGTATCAGATGAGCAGTTCCATAGAAGAGTAATTAAAGAACTCGATGTTCGTCCGATCCTTGAACTTGATATGAGGCTTGGTGAAGGTACAGGTGCAGTATTGGGAATAGAGATTATCGAACAGGCGCTTAACTGTTACCACAATATGGCAACATTTTCATCCGCAGGAGTATCTGAAAGTGATTCCTAA
- the cobU gene encoding bifunctional adenosylcobinamide kinase/adenosylcobinamide-phosphate guanylyltransferase — protein sequence MGKFVLITGGVRSGKSAWALKRANESPSKSKVFIATAECFDEEMKERVTNHKLERGDEWVTVEEPYKIDRAVGDLDNCSAAVIDCCTVWLGNIWYKNGDSDTALVKNIENFSKSLLKWQQSEGTGEIVIVSNEVGWGIVPLEKSVRRYRDWAGKLNQKIASLADEVYLCVAGISVKIK from the coding sequence ATGGGAAAATTTGTTCTGATAACAGGTGGTGTTCGCAGCGGTAAGAGTGCCTGGGCACTCAAACGAGCCAACGAATCTCCTTCAAAATCAAAGGTGTTTATTGCTACTGCTGAGTGTTTTGATGAAGAGATGAAGGAGAGGGTTACAAATCACAAGTTAGAACGTGGTGATGAGTGGGTGACTGTAGAGGAACCATACAAAATAGATAGGGCCGTAGGGGATCTGGATAATTGCTCTGCTGCAGTAATCGATTGCTGTACTGTGTGGCTTGGAAATATTTGGTACAAGAATGGCGATAGTGATACTGCTCTTGTTAAAAACATAGAAAATTTTAGCAAATCTCTACTCAAATGGCAACAATCGGAAGGTACGGGTGAGATTGTTATTGTTTCAAATGAAGTGGGGTGGGGTATAGTGCCACTTGAAAAAAGTGTACGGCGCTACAGGGACTGGGCTGGAAAATTAAATCAGAAGATCGCTTCACTTGCAGATGAGGTGTATCTGTGTGTCGCGGGTATCAGCGTAAAAATAAAATAG
- the cbiR gene encoding cobamide remodeling phosphodiesterase CbiR: MNENKRYPFLLGTTSYIIPDNILPNARWLTPQVDDIELVLFESPEISNIPSPEEIKKLADLGLESDCGYTVHLPLDKKAGAVEENERAGFCDAAKRIIERTSPLLPRAWILHLEGNKRNAEVTEIEEWAGRCDQTITSIMSVIDTPAKIAIENLGYPWHWHRELALKHGTSLCCDVGHLWAHFPDEWHQHLKEMVPFTSVIHLHGFDGKKDHQSLPSGNTDDIYTFFQELKNGHYSGVVTMEIFNQTDFTESKKMVVDTWENLF, translated from the coding sequence ATGAACGAAAACAAACGATACCCGTTTTTGCTTGGCACAACTTCTTATATTATACCCGATAACATACTGCCAAATGCCCGGTGGTTAACACCACAGGTCGATGATATCGAGCTTGTACTTTTTGAATCACCCGAAATTTCTAATATTCCCTCTCCGGAGGAGATAAAAAAGCTTGCGGATTTAGGGTTAGAAAGCGACTGTGGCTATACCGTTCATCTTCCTTTGGATAAAAAGGCCGGGGCTGTTGAGGAGAATGAGAGAGCTGGGTTTTGTGATGCAGCAAAGCGTATCATTGAGAGGACTTCGCCACTGTTACCCAGAGCCTGGATTTTACACCTTGAAGGTAACAAACGAAATGCAGAGGTGACTGAAATAGAAGAATGGGCGGGTAGATGTGATCAAACTATTACATCTATAATGAGTGTCATTGATACACCAGCTAAAATTGCAATTGAGAATCTTGGGTATCCGTGGCACTGGCACCGTGAACTTGCGCTTAAACATGGGACATCATTATGCTGCGATGTAGGGCATTTGTGGGCTCACTTCCCTGATGAGTGGCACCAGCACCTTAAAGAGATGGTACCATTCACAAGTGTTATTCACCTGCATGGCTTTGATGGCAAAAAGGATCACCAATCGCTCCCTTCTGGCAATACAGATGATATATATACTTTTTTTCAGGAACTTAAAAACGGGCACTACAGTGGTGTGGTTACGATGGAGATATTTAACCAGACTGATTTTACTGAGTCAAAGAAAATGGTGGTAGATACATGGGAAAATTTGTTCTGA
- a CDS encoding cob(I)yrinic acid a,c-diamide adenosyltransferase, which yields MKGYLQVYTGNGKGKTTASIGLAIRAAGAGLPVLFAQFVKGMKYSEIGALERYSDLITIKQYGRGCFIEREAQKEDIEVAQKGLNELREILQLGEYKIVILDEANIALYYKLFTVNQLIDIIRNRKPDCEVVVTGRYAPQDLIDEADLVTEMKEVKHYYTAGVQARKGVEC from the coding sequence ATGAAAGGGTATCTTCAGGTTTATACAGGTAATGGTAAAGGAAAAACAACTGCATCTATCGGTTTGGCGATTCGTGCTGCGGGTGCAGGTCTGCCAGTTCTTTTTGCACAATTTGTAAAAGGAATGAAGTATAGTGAAATAGGAGCACTTGAGAGATATAGCGATCTTATTACAATAAAACAGTATGGAAGAGGGTGTTTCATTGAGCGGGAAGCCCAAAAAGAGGATATTGAAGTTGCACAGAAGGGACTCAATGAACTCAGGGAAATTTTGCAATTGGGAGAATATAAGATTGTAATCCTTGATGAGGCAAATATTGCACTCTATTATAAACTGTTTACAGTAAACCAGTTAATTGACATTATAAGAAACAGAAAGCCGGATTGTGAGGTGGTTGTTACCGGCCGCTATGCGCCTCAGGACTTGATTGATGAAGCTGACCTTGTGACTGAAATGAAAGAAGTTAAACATTATTATACTGCTGGAGTGCAGGCGCGCAAAGGTGTAGAGTGTTAG
- a CDS encoding helical backbone metal receptor → MNLSTIKIVSLAPSVTETLCAIGFGHALVARTDFCDWPVTVADIPSVGGFSNCCAEAILSFHPDLVIGTSLHKPLLQQIGLSGVRTACLKFHAVYEAPHAIRFIGELVNGSYNANLLASQLEVQIHSIKEQAKTLGSRRVCYLCNIECPSWFSCPVAASVGFLGCTNAGRNKFLHAKNNNMISMITRDKPELFLISKCKKCRSLCIDNLFENVSEFKKYLDEYVPETIHFSSKLLGRAGPRAGFALNQLAHAIYGKDWDIGICQQERLIYS, encoded by the coding sequence ATGAATCTATCAACCATAAAAATAGTCTCTCTGGCGCCATCGGTTACCGAAACACTTTGTGCGATAGGCTTTGGGCATGCATTGGTTGCAAGGACCGATTTCTGTGATTGGCCAGTAACTGTAGCTGACATTCCATCTGTTGGTGGATTCAGCAACTGCTGTGCAGAAGCTATACTATCTTTTCACCCCGACCTTGTCATTGGAACTTCACTTCATAAGCCTCTGCTTCAGCAGATCGGTTTATCAGGTGTTAGGACTGCCTGTCTCAAGTTCCATGCGGTTTATGAGGCACCCCATGCCATACGATTCATTGGTGAGCTCGTAAATGGCTCATATAATGCGAATTTACTGGCTTCACAATTGGAAGTTCAAATTCATTCAATCAAAGAACAGGCAAAAACTCTTGGCTCAAGGAGGGTTTGTTATCTGTGCAATATAGAATGCCCTTCATGGTTTTCGTGTCCTGTTGCTGCTTCTGTAGGATTTCTTGGCTGCACAAATGCAGGGCGGAATAAATTTTTACATGCAAAAAATAACAATATGATCAGTATGATTACAAGGGACAAACCAGAGTTATTTTTGATTTCAAAATGTAAAAAATGCCGATCATTATGTATAGATAATCTGTTTGAGAATGTTTCTGAATTTAAAAAGTATCTGGATGAATATGTCCCTGAGACTATACATTTTAGTTCTAAGCTTTTGGGGCGCGCAGGACCACGAGCCGGGTTTGCACTTAATCAATTGGCGCACGCTATCTATGGCAAAGACTGGGATATCGGGATTTGTCAGCAGGAGAGGCTCATATACAGTTAA
- the cbiB gene encoding adenosylcobinamide-phosphate synthase CbiB, with translation MKSSVFQTGRTTEMHPLSLTIAFLLDLLVGDPRWLPHPVRWIGSLILFLEKKLYPNGQTSRKEFLCGVLLTVIVICCVLVLSFLLIKIGQFISPFLTIAIESILGFFCLSARSLSKESLLVLKYLKAGDLLSARTQLSMIVGRDTVNLNEEQIVRASVETVGENITDGIIAPLFYLAIGGPILCLIYKAVSTMDSMIGYKNERYKSFGTCAAKIDDLLNFIPARLTGFLLIPVASLCCGLNGWRSFIIMKRDRHKHESPNSAHGESAVAGALGIQLGGTSTYGGIVSQKPFLGDPLRTLSLNDIVRANAVLFSVAILSFLLAVSWLLLVSRGV, from the coding sequence ATGAAATCATCAGTGTTTCAAACAGGACGAACAACTGAAATGCACCCATTAAGTCTGACAATAGCCTTTCTTCTGGATCTCTTGGTAGGTGATCCACGTTGGCTACCTCATCCGGTTAGGTGGATTGGGTCACTTATTCTCTTTCTTGAGAAGAAATTATATCCTAATGGACAGACTTCCCGCAAAGAGTTTCTATGTGGGGTTTTATTAACGGTAATTGTAATCTGCTGTGTTTTAGTACTGTCTTTTTTGTTGATAAAGATTGGACAGTTCATCTCTCCATTCCTGACAATAGCAATTGAATCGATACTCGGGTTCTTTTGCCTTTCTGCACGTTCACTATCAAAGGAATCACTACTTGTGCTTAAATATCTCAAGGCAGGGGATCTGCTAAGCGCCCGTACTCAACTTTCAATGATAGTAGGAAGAGACACCGTGAATCTTAATGAAGAACAAATCGTAAGGGCCTCTGTGGAAACCGTTGGAGAAAATATCACCGATGGAATAATTGCTCCACTGTTCTATCTTGCTATAGGGGGACCGATACTTTGCCTTATCTATAAAGCAGTAAGTACAATGGATTCGATGATCGGTTACAAAAATGAACGTTATAAAAGCTTTGGTACCTGTGCGGCAAAAATTGATGACCTGCTTAACTTTATTCCTGCACGCCTTACCGGATTTCTACTTATACCAGTTGCCTCTCTGTGTTGTGGACTTAATGGATGGCGATCGTTTATAATAATGAAACGAGACAGACATAAGCATGAGAGCCCTAATTCAGCTCACGGCGAATCGGCAGTTGCCGGGGCGCTTGGAATTCAGTTGGGTGGAACCTCTACTTACGGTGGAATTGTGTCACAAAAGCCTTTTCTCGGAGATCCTCTCAGGACTTTGTCGTTAAACGATATTGTTAGGGCCAATGCAGTTTTGTTTTCCGTAGCAATACTTTCCTTTCTATTGGCTGTCAGCTGGCTGTTACTGGTAAGTAGAGGGGTTTAG
- a CDS encoding cobyric acid synthase, producing the protein MMKTKSLMIQGTASSSGKSLIAAALCRILFQDGFKVAPFKAQNMSNNSFVTTEGMEMGRAQVVQAYAAGLAPDVRMNPVLLKPSSDTGAQVVLNGKPSFTMHACDWHQTRDKLRDTVRECYRSISNEFEVMIIEGAGSPAEINLKKNDIVNMGMAQMADAPVVIVGDIDRGGVFASLVGTVQLLEPYERQRVKGFIINKFRGDVELLKPGLDQLTQITKIPTLGVIPWLDHSIDDEDGVTEWFHSKNDVKKEIDICIIRLPHVSNFTDFLPLEHVPGVAVRWCSRAEKIGNPDLLILPGTKATVSDLRAIKKNGVAESIISFTNNGGAVLGVCGGFQMLGNCIKDEHQVESSVQFETGLKLLDMETGFLPEKRTAQIDVKVFGDQNALFDGLDAYLAKGYEIHMGESTFGSGSCPFTVSYDKDGTEYVSGITDKTGRVSGSYVHGLFDSGKIVCNVINKLRRLKGLMPIDISADDRSVTFEAQINRLAAVCRETLDIPKIYEIISVSNRTNN; encoded by the coding sequence ATGATGAAAACTAAGAGCTTGATGATCCAGGGTACCGCAAGTTCCAGCGGTAAATCGCTCATTGCAGCAGCCCTTTGTCGTATTCTTTTTCAGGATGGATTCAAGGTTGCTCCTTTCAAGGCACAGAACATGTCCAATAACTCATTTGTAACCACAGAGGGGATGGAGATGGGGCGCGCACAGGTTGTCCAGGCCTATGCTGCAGGACTTGCACCAGATGTACGCATGAACCCGGTATTATTAAAGCCGTCAAGCGATACAGGTGCTCAGGTTGTCTTGAACGGTAAGCCTTCATTTACTATGCATGCCTGCGACTGGCACCAAACACGAGATAAACTGAGAGATACAGTACGAGAGTGTTACCGTTCGATCTCAAACGAGTTTGAGGTAATGATTATTGAAGGGGCTGGTAGTCCGGCAGAGATCAACCTAAAAAAAAATGATATCGTGAATATGGGCATGGCTCAAATGGCAGATGCTCCTGTAGTGATTGTTGGCGATATCGACAGGGGTGGTGTTTTTGCATCACTGGTCGGAACTGTTCAGCTTCTTGAACCCTATGAACGGCAGAGAGTTAAAGGTTTTATTATAAATAAATTCAGGGGTGATGTTGAGCTTCTTAAACCAGGTTTAGATCAACTAACACAGATTACTAAAATCCCAACTCTTGGGGTTATTCCATGGTTAGATCATTCAATAGACGATGAGGATGGTGTTACTGAATGGTTTCATAGTAAAAACGATGTAAAAAAGGAGATCGATATATGTATCATTCGTCTCCCACATGTTTCAAACTTTACGGACTTTTTACCACTTGAACATGTTCCTGGTGTTGCGGTCCGGTGGTGTAGCAGGGCAGAAAAGATCGGAAATCCGGACCTGCTGATACTGCCCGGGACTAAAGCGACCGTAAGTGATCTCAGAGCTATTAAAAAAAACGGGGTTGCTGAATCGATTATATCGTTTACTAACAATGGTGGAGCTGTTTTAGGTGTCTGTGGAGGTTTTCAGATGCTTGGAAACTGTATTAAAGATGAACATCAGGTTGAATCTTCTGTACAATTTGAAACAGGGCTTAAACTGCTGGATATGGAGACCGGATTCCTGCCTGAAAAGAGGACCGCTCAGATCGATGTAAAGGTCTTCGGTGATCAAAACGCACTCTTTGATGGCTTGGACGCGTATTTGGCTAAAGGCTATGAAATACACATGGGTGAAAGTACTTTTGGCAGTGGCTCTTGCCCCTTCACAGTATCATACGATAAAGATGGAACAGAATATGTAAGTGGCATCACAGATAAAACCGGAAGGGTATCCGGATCGTATGTTCATGGTTTGTTTGATTCAGGTAAAATAGTGTGCAACGTAATTAATAAATTACGACGTCTTAAGGGACTTATGCCCATTGATATCTCTGCAGATGATCGGAGCGTGACCTTTGAGGCACAAATCAATAGATTGGCAGCTGTTTGCAGGGAAACTCTGGATATTCCAAAGATATATGAAATCATCAGTGTTTCAAACAGGACGAACAACTGA
- a CDS encoding iron ABC transporter permease, with protein sequence MSTIKRPSVVVPLLLLIGLTTLFVCPGIGIRWISPLDIFQNDDLRYIFLSIRVPRTLTAFFAGGGLAVAGMIYQAVFRNPLACPHILGVSSGASLGAALCIVAGLAGSLLGLSIITLGAFAGAVGSILIICAFAWTRESNSSTLLLAGVVVATLCSGLIMFIHMIGGIHKSFQILRWIMGGVDGVSYSLLLLMLAPLSVFLGITVLFTPRLDQFLTGEEIAHSRGINVKLSRNILIISTAVAVGGIVAACGPIGFIGIIAPHVCRMILPGIRHRLLSLCSFLLGGSFLVLADTLARSIAPPTEIPVGIITSLLGGPFFLVILARQKKRYLM encoded by the coding sequence ATGTCAACTATAAAAAGGCCCTCGGTAGTTGTTCCACTCCTTTTGCTCATTGGGCTAACAACTCTTTTTGTGTGCCCCGGTATTGGAATCAGGTGGATATCTCCATTGGATATTTTTCAAAATGACGATCTCCGCTATATATTTCTCTCCATAAGGGTACCCAGAACTCTGACGGCGTTTTTTGCAGGTGGGGGACTGGCTGTTGCCGGTATGATCTATCAGGCGGTTTTTAGAAACCCCCTTGCTTGTCCGCATATTCTGGGAGTATCAAGTGGTGCATCACTGGGAGCAGCGCTTTGTATTGTCGCAGGTCTTGCCGGATCTCTTTTGGGATTGTCAATAATAACATTAGGAGCTTTTGCTGGAGCTGTGGGTTCCATTCTTATTATCTGTGCTTTCGCCTGGACAAGAGAAAGCAACTCCAGCACACTCCTTTTAGCTGGAGTCGTTGTGGCAACACTCTGTTCAGGGTTAATTATGTTTATACATATGATTGGCGGAATACATAAATCTTTTCAAATACTGCGCTGGATAATGGGTGGGGTAGATGGTGTAAGTTATTCGCTATTGTTGCTGATGCTTGCACCTTTGAGCGTATTTCTGGGTATTACAGTGTTATTTACTCCAAGACTCGATCAATTTCTTACTGGTGAAGAAATTGCTCATTCGAGGGGAATAAATGTAAAGCTGAGCAGGAATATATTAATTATTTCAACAGCAGTGGCAGTAGGTGGAATTGTAGCAGCATGCGGACCGATCGGTTTTATTGGGATAATTGCACCTCACGTTTGCAGGATGATATTACCAGGAATAAGGCACCGGCTATTATCGCTGTGCTCGTTTCTCCTTGGCGGTTCTTTTCTTGTTCTTGCTGATACTCTTGCAAGATCAATTGCACCACCAACTGAAATACCTGTGGGCATAATAACATCGCTATTAGGTGGACCATTTTTTCTGGTTATTCTTGCAAGACAAAAAAAACGATACTTGATGTAG
- a CDS encoding ABC transporter ATP-binding protein, producing the protein MKSSQQKILQLNSIYAGYGDQEVLKGVFFSVERGEKWAVIGRNGTGKSTLIKLAAGILNTKRGEIIVDGMNLTQISPKKRARTIGYVPQKPDGVIPYTVQDFVMLGRYSLMGVFGMASKDDRDAVAEAMELCDIIHLEKRLMSTLSGGELQRVLLAGSVAQHTPLLLLDEPTTYLDPAHERLFFDALSRIQNQRELSIVMITHDINIALIHCTHVCALLNGYVVFSGTTEEFKEQCPNILDRIFGVSFKEYQCIDEDVQAFGAWGLTCQL; encoded by the coding sequence ATGAAATCATCACAGCAGAAGATTTTACAATTAAATAGTATATATGCTGGTTATGGGGATCAGGAGGTGCTCAAAGGAGTATTTTTTAGTGTAGAAAGAGGAGAGAAGTGGGCTGTTATCGGCCGTAATGGGACGGGCAAATCTACTTTGATAAAGCTTGCTGCCGGAATTTTGAATACTAAACGAGGTGAAATCATTGTTGATGGTATGAACCTTACACAAATTTCACCAAAGAAAAGGGCTCGTACTATCGGCTATGTGCCGCAAAAACCAGATGGTGTAATTCCCTACACGGTGCAGGATTTTGTGATGCTTGGAAGATACAGCCTTATGGGTGTTTTCGGTATGGCTTCCAAGGATGACCGTGATGCTGTTGCAGAAGCAATGGAACTTTGTGACATTATACACCTTGAAAAAAGATTGATGAGCACGCTTAGCGGCGGAGAACTTCAAAGAGTACTTCTGGCAGGAAGTGTTGCACAACATACTCCACTTCTTCTGCTTGATGAACCAACCACTTATCTTGACCCTGCTCATGAACGACTCTTTTTCGATGCGCTGAGCCGGATACAAAACCAACGAGAACTATCTATAGTAATGATAACGCACGACATAAATATCGCGCTTATTCATTGTACCCATGTGTGTGCGCTATTGAATGGTTATGTTGTTTTTAGTGGAACTACTGAGGAATTCAAGGAGCAGTGTCCAAATATACTTGATAGAATATTTGGAGTAAGTTTTAAAGAATACCAATGTATAGATGAAGATGTTCAGGCTTTCGGGGCCTGGGGGTTAACATGTCAACTATAA
- a CDS encoding helical backbone metal receptor produces the protein MRLLTILIVTTIVNCILFFGCGKPENMPSQNPQRIISLAPSITETLFALGLGDRVIGVTSYCKHPPQTEGIEKIGGYADANLERIISLKPDVVILTGEHEKQRIYLERFSITTLVVENYSISAICSSFAIIGRHCGVKSASDSLIGLFADKVPDDGNSVHSAPKVLICVGRDNPGAGRVGSVFAAGKSTFYNDLVEAAGGVNAFFSRSPNYPRLSPEGILSLEPDIIIDIASSMGEYSCDMLINDWSSFTRLPAVRNNNVFCLSNDYATIPGPRMLLLLEDIRKIIAQ, from the coding sequence ATGAGATTACTTACAATTTTGATTGTAACAACTATAGTGAATTGTATTCTTTTTTTTGGATGTGGTAAACCAGAGAATATGCCATCGCAGAATCCTCAAAGAATCATTTCTCTTGCTCCCAGTATTACAGAAACTCTTTTTGCACTTGGGCTGGGTGATCGGGTAATAGGTGTGACAAGCTATTGTAAACATCCGCCTCAAACTGAAGGTATTGAGAAGATCGGTGGCTATGCTGATGCTAACCTTGAGAGGATTATTTCTCTTAAACCGGATGTAGTGATACTGACCGGTGAACACGAAAAGCAGAGAATATACCTTGAGCGGTTCAGCATAACGACTCTTGTAGTTGAGAACTATTCGATATCAGCAATATGCAGTTCATTTGCAATCATAGGCAGACACTGTGGTGTAAAATCGGCATCTGACAGTCTCATAGGTTTATTTGCAGACAAAGTTCCTGATGATGGAAACAGTGTACATTCAGCACCAAAGGTTCTTATATGTGTGGGAAGAGATAACCCCGGTGCGGGCAGGGTTGGAAGCGTTTTTGCCGCTGGGAAAAGCACTTTTTACAATGATCTGGTTGAAGCTGCAGGAGGGGTGAATGCTTTCTTTTCAAGGAGTCCAAACTATCCGCGTCTTTCTCCTGAAGGAATTCTCTCTTTGGAACCAGATATTATAATAGACATAGCGTCATCTATGGGCGAGTATTCATGTGATATGCTTATCAATGACTGGAGCTCATTTACGAGATTACCCGCAGTCAGAAATAACAATGTGTTCTGCCTTTCAAATGATTATGCAACAATTCCGGGACCGAGGATGCTTCTACTTCTGGAAGATATCAGAAAGATAATTGCTCAATAG